One genomic segment of Hordeum vulgare subsp. vulgare chromosome 2H, MorexV3_pseudomolecules_assembly, whole genome shotgun sequence includes these proteins:
- the LOC123429769 gene encoding zinc finger protein ZAT6-like, translated as MSPDDASRKSPVPPPSPPPMDSWARGGRRSRRRGGSSGGGAESEEEYLALSLLMLARGVRGEVEDGGVGGVKGVGAAPAPTKAQGYECSVCDKVYASYQALGGHKTSHRKPPTPPAASAGGDEASGAAPVEAKVHQCSLCHRTFPSGQALGGHKRLHYEGGAAADGTGKDKEAAKAKAAELLRDFDLNLPASGVAGDEAESAPPEAKRARLMLLAV; from the coding sequence ATGTCGCCCGACGACGCGTCCAGGAAGTCGCCCGTGCCGCCGCCGTCTCCGCCGCCGATGGACTCGTGGGCTCGTGGAGGGCGTCGCTCCAGGCGCCGTGGGGGCAGCTCTGGCGGCGGCGCCGAGTCCGAGGAGGAGTACCTGGCGCTCTCCCTCCTCATGCTGGCGCGCGGCGTCCGCGGCGAGGTCGAGGACGGCGGCGTCGGAGGCGTCAAGGGCGTGGGAGCGGCGCCGGCGCCGACCAAGGCGCAGGGGTACGAGTGCTCCGTGTGCGACAAGGTCTACGCGTCCTACCAGGCGCTGGGCGGCCACAAGACGAGCCACCGGAAGCCCCCGACGCCGCCAGCGGCGTCGGCAGGCGGCGACGAGGCTTCCGGCGCCGCCCCCGTGGAGGCCAAGGTGCACCAGTGCTCGCTCTGCCACCGCACGTTCCCGTCCGGGCAGGCGCTGGGCGGGCACAAGCGCCTGCACTACGAGGGCGGCGCCGCGGCCGACGGGACCGGCAAGGACAAGGAGGCCGCCAAGGCGAAGGCGGCGGAGCTGCTGAGGGACTTCGACCTGAACCTGCCGGCGTCGGGGGTGGCCGGGGACGAGGCCGAGAGCGCGCCCCCGGAGGCCAAGAGGGCGCGGTTGATGCTACTAGCAGTCTGA